Proteins encoded within one genomic window of Xylophilus sp. GOD-11R:
- the uvrC gene encoding excinuclease ABC subunit UvrC, producing the protein MSDVHSDQLLAEVAALPPLPGVYRYFDAEGALLYVGKARNLKRRVASYFQKNHGATRIGHMIARIARMETTVVRSEAEALLLENNLIKTQNPRYNIVFRDDKSYPYLKITGQPDARTAETAPHAQQFPRMAYYRGAVERRHRYFGPFPSAWAVKESIQLIQKVFRLRTCEDTVFNNRTRPCLLYQIKRCSGPCVNLISPEAYSVDVAHAERFLRGETQEVVETLNQRMVAHAERLEFEQAAELRNQASALSKVLHQQSIETASDKDVDIVAVKVQGGRACVNLAMVRGGRHLGDRAYFPTHVDDAAALEASALEEGAATPVPVEQQVLEAFLAQHYTGVAAPSALVVGAPVSAELLEALSGTASARISAVHNPRGQRRIWLEMAQKGADLQLARLLAEEGSQQARTRALVDALDLALEDLDKLRIECFDISHTAGEATQASCVVFQNHRMLSAEYRRYNIEGITGGDDYAAMRQVLTRRYGKLAEAAKASADPDQPVTATARMPDLVLVDGGKGQVSMAREVFETLGLDLSLIVGVEKGEGRKVGLEELVFADGREKVYLGRDSAALMLVAQIRDEAHRFAITGMRAKRAKVRTGGSRLEDIAGIGPKKRARLLQHFGGVRGVAAAGVEDIMRVDGISRELAEDIYRALH; encoded by the coding sequence ATGTCCGACGTGCATTCCGACCAACTCCTCGCAGAAGTCGCGGCCCTGCCGCCGCTGCCGGGCGTCTACCGCTATTTCGACGCCGAAGGCGCGCTGCTTTACGTGGGCAAGGCGCGCAACCTCAAGCGCCGCGTGGCGAGCTATTTCCAGAAAAACCACGGTGCCACCCGCATCGGCCACATGATCGCCCGCATCGCGCGCATGGAGACCACTGTGGTGCGCTCGGAAGCCGAGGCACTGCTGCTCGAAAACAACCTGATCAAGACGCAGAACCCGCGCTACAACATCGTCTTTCGCGACGACAAGAGTTATCCCTACTTGAAGATCACCGGCCAGCCGGACGCCCGCACGGCCGAAACCGCGCCGCACGCCCAGCAGTTTCCGCGCATGGCGTACTACCGGGGCGCGGTCGAGCGGCGGCACCGTTATTTCGGGCCGTTTCCCAGCGCGTGGGCGGTGAAGGAATCGATCCAGCTCATCCAGAAGGTTTTTCGGCTGCGCACTTGCGAAGACACGGTCTTCAACAACCGCACCCGGCCCTGCCTGCTCTACCAGATCAAGCGTTGCTCCGGCCCCTGCGTCAACCTGATCTCGCCCGAGGCCTACAGCGTGGACGTGGCCCATGCGGAGCGCTTCCTGCGTGGCGAGACGCAGGAGGTGGTCGAGACGCTCAACCAGCGCATGGTCGCGCATGCCGAGCGGCTGGAGTTCGAGCAGGCGGCCGAGCTGCGCAACCAGGCGTCGGCCTTGTCCAAGGTGCTGCACCAGCAGTCGATCGAAACCGCTTCCGACAAGGACGTGGACATCGTCGCGGTCAAGGTGCAGGGTGGGCGCGCCTGCGTCAACCTCGCCATGGTGCGCGGTGGTCGGCACCTGGGCGACCGGGCGTATTTTCCGACCCATGTCGACGACGCGGCCGCACTGGAGGCCAGTGCGCTGGAGGAGGGCGCGGCCACGCCGGTGCCCGTCGAGCAGCAGGTGCTCGAGGCCTTCCTGGCGCAGCACTACACCGGCGTGGCGGCGCCTTCTGCGCTGGTGGTGGGTGCGCCGGTCTCGGCCGAGTTGCTGGAGGCGTTGTCGGGCACCGCATCGGCGCGCATCTCGGCGGTGCACAACCCGCGCGGCCAGCGTCGCATCTGGCTGGAGATGGCGCAGAAGGGCGCCGACCTGCAGCTCGCCCGCCTGCTGGCCGAAGAGGGCTCGCAGCAGGCGCGCACCCGCGCGCTGGTCGACGCGCTCGACCTGGCGCTGGAAGACCTCGACAAGTTGCGCATCGAGTGCTTCGACATCTCGCACACCGCTGGCGAAGCCACGCAGGCTTCGTGCGTGGTGTTTCAGAACCACCGCATGCTGTCGGCAGAATACCGGCGCTACAACATCGAAGGCATCACCGGTGGCGACGACTACGCCGCCATGCGCCAGGTGCTCACCCGCCGGTATGGAAAGCTCGCCGAGGCGGCCAAGGCATCGGCCGATCCGGACCAGCCCGTCACCGCGACCGCCCGCATGCCGGACCTGGTACTGGTCGACGGCGGCAAGGGCCAGGTGTCGATGGCGCGCGAGGTGTTCGAGACATTGGGGCTGGACCTGTCACTCATTGTCGGCGTGGAGAAAGGCGAGGGCCGCAAGGTCGGCCTGGAGGAACTGGTCTTCGCCGATGGCCGCGAGAAGGTCTACCTGGGGCGTGACTCGGCTGCGCTGATGCTGGTCGCGCAGATCCGCGACGAAGCGCACCGCTTCGCCATCACCGGCATGCGCGCCAAGCGGGCCAAGGTGCGCACCGGCGGCAGCCGGTTGGAGGACATCGCCGGCATAGGGCCCAAGAAGCGTGCGCGCCTGCTGCAGCACTTCGGCGGTGTGCGCGGCGTGGCGGCCGCGGGGGTCGAGGACATCATGCGGGTCGACGGGATTTCGCGCGAGCTCGCCGAGGACATCTACCGGGCCTTGCACTAG
- a CDS encoding TolC family protein, whose product MPTKPWVRPGILAAVLWIAANAGHAQTAVALEHPLKRGLAAAWERQPEQRSTELRRDAVDAARRAAQRWTPGAPTLDLVGRSDRANGNAGAREYDAAVSVPLWLPHERGSTQAVAQADGDALEARLGATRLSLAELLRGAYWNQARAVQEVELAQERLRNARGLASDVSRRVNAGDLARADAHQADGIVAAAEAAVAEAGANAARATRRWFTLTGLQPTNGDDSPTEVMPASDQPSPEHPALLELATRAESARRQRELAGVQQWANPEVSIGAVRERGVAGERYERTAVVALRIPIGKSYASEARITSASADQLEAETWLALQTQRIASEAASARDAVRALEVSVDAADRRARLAREARGFFEKSFRLGETDLPTRLRIELESYEAERQASRTRLERAAAISSLRQALGLLPE is encoded by the coding sequence ATGCCTACCAAGCCCTGGGTTCGCCCCGGCATCCTCGCTGCGGTCCTGTGGATCGCCGCCAACGCTGGCCATGCGCAAACGGCCGTCGCGCTGGAGCATCCGCTCAAGCGCGGCCTGGCCGCCGCCTGGGAACGCCAGCCCGAACAACGCTCCACCGAACTGCGGCGTGACGCCGTCGACGCGGCCCGGCGGGCCGCCCAGCGCTGGACACCCGGCGCGCCCACGCTCGACCTGGTCGGCCGCAGCGACCGCGCCAACGGCAACGCCGGCGCCCGTGAATACGACGCCGCCGTCTCGGTGCCGCTCTGGCTACCCCATGAACGCGGCAGCACGCAAGCGGTCGCCCAGGCCGATGGCGATGCCCTGGAAGCACGGCTCGGCGCCACACGCCTGTCGCTGGCCGAACTGCTGCGCGGCGCCTACTGGAACCAGGCCCGTGCCGTCCAGGAAGTCGAGCTCGCGCAGGAACGCCTGCGCAATGCGCGGGGACTCGCCAGCGACGTAAGCCGCCGGGTGAACGCCGGCGACCTGGCCCGGGCCGATGCCCACCAAGCCGACGGCATCGTCGCGGCCGCCGAAGCCGCGGTAGCCGAAGCCGGCGCCAACGCCGCACGCGCCACCCGCCGTTGGTTCACCCTCACCGGCCTGCAGCCGACCAATGGCGACGACTCGCCGACCGAAGTCATGCCGGCATCGGACCAGCCATCGCCCGAGCACCCCGCCCTGCTCGAACTCGCCACGCGCGCCGAGTCGGCCCGACGCCAGCGCGAGCTGGCCGGTGTGCAGCAATGGGCGAATCCGGAGGTGTCGATTGGCGCGGTGCGCGAACGCGGCGTCGCCGGCGAGCGCTACGAGCGCACCGCCGTCGTCGCGCTGCGCATTCCCATCGGCAAGTCGTACGCGAGCGAGGCCCGCATCACATCGGCCAGCGCCGATCAGCTCGAAGCCGAAACCTGGCTCGCGCTGCAGACCCAGCGCATCGCGTCCGAAGCCGCTTCCGCGCGCGACGCGGTACGCGCTCTCGAGGTGTCGGTGGATGCCGCCGACCGGCGCGCACGCCTGGCCCGCGAGGCGCGTGGCTTCTTCGAAAAATCCTTCCGCCTCGGCGAAACCGACCTGCCGACCCGGCTGCGGATCGAACTCGAATCCTATGAGGCCGAACGCCAGGCCTCGCGCACCCGGCTCGAACGCGCCGCCGCCATCTCCTCGCTGCGCCAGGCCCTGGGCCTGCTGCCCGAATGA
- the earP gene encoding elongation factor P maturation arginine rhamnosyltransferase EarP has product MRWDIFCKVIDNHGDLGVCWRLASQLAGAGERVRLWVDDASALAWMAPHGRAGVAVIDWCDLIAVEAAVRDAAPDVVIEAFGCDPEPALLARFAAAPGPRSWINLEYLCAESYVERMHRLPSPVFHGPGAGLTKHFFYPGFTPATGGLLREPELEERRRTFDRAAWLADRGIAWQGERLVSLFCYEPPALGGLLARWSQAGEPTRLLVTAGRAAKAVRASVPEGLGALRIDYLPYLPQESFDELLWSCDLNLVRGEDSLVRALWAGAPLVWQIYPQDDDAHHDKLDAFLRTIAAPESLRRFHAAWNGIADAPIAAPSAAMLAEWRQTAEVATTALQRQPDLLTQLRAFVDSLRDRAG; this is encoded by the coding sequence ATGCGCTGGGACATCTTCTGCAAGGTCATCGACAACCATGGCGATCTGGGCGTCTGCTGGCGGCTCGCGTCGCAGCTCGCGGGCGCCGGCGAGCGGGTGCGCCTCTGGGTGGACGACGCGTCGGCGCTGGCCTGGATGGCGCCGCACGGCCGCGCGGGCGTCGCGGTGATCGACTGGTGCGACCTCATTGCGGTGGAAGCCGCGGTGCGCGATGCCGCTCCCGACGTGGTGATCGAGGCCTTCGGCTGCGACCCGGAGCCCGCCCTGCTCGCGCGCTTCGCCGCCGCCCCCGGGCCACGGTCGTGGATCAACCTGGAATACCTCTGCGCCGAAAGTTATGTGGAGCGCATGCACCGCCTGCCTTCGCCGGTCTTCCACGGGCCCGGCGCTGGCCTGACCAAGCATTTCTTCTACCCCGGATTCACCCCCGCCACCGGTGGTCTGCTGCGTGAACCCGAGCTCGAAGAACGCCGCCGCACGTTCGACCGCGCCGCCTGGCTGGCCGACCGGGGCATCGCCTGGCAAGGTGAACGCCTGGTATCGCTCTTCTGCTACGAGCCGCCGGCCCTCGGCGGCCTCCTCGCCCGCTGGTCGCAGGCCGGGGAGCCGACGCGGCTGCTGGTCACCGCCGGCCGCGCTGCCAAGGCCGTGCGCGCCAGCGTGCCTGAGGGCCTCGGCGCCTTGCGCATCGACTACCTGCCCTATCTGCCGCAGGAATCCTTCGACGAACTGCTCTGGTCGTGCGACCTGAACCTGGTGCGCGGCGAGGATTCCCTGGTCCGCGCGCTGTGGGCCGGCGCACCGCTGGTCTGGCAGATCTACCCGCAAGACGATGACGCGCACCACGACAAGCTCGACGCCTTTTTGCGGACCATCGCAGCGCCCGAATCCCTTCGCCGCTTCCATGCTGCCTGGAACGGCATCGCCGATGCGCCGATCGCAGCGCCCTCAGCCGCCATGCTCGCCGAATGGCGCCAGACCGCCGAGGTCGCGACGACCGCCTTGCAACGCCAGCCGGACCTGCTGACCCAGCTGCGCGCGTTCGTCGACAGCCTGCGCGACCGCGCCGGCTGA
- a CDS encoding efflux RND transporter periplasmic adaptor subunit: protein MIARLLVTLCLAAATPAIAIAGPGHDHGDAPPPAAANSPGRQPDGSVFLPKPTQRQLSVRTQVTQASQLARTVELTGRVVMDPNAGGKVQPTVGGRLEATGRGLPSIGQAVRKGEVLAYVMPSATAIERSNQNAQLGEFRAARLLAEKRLARLRELADTIPRKEIEAVEAEVQSLRARSDAIGTGLTQREALVAPVSGVVASSFAVAGQVLDARELVYEIVDPARLSVEALAFDAAVGADIESASLAVGPQRVPLQFVGAARTLREQALPLFFRVQGEGARQLAVGQPVQVFVRSRARLDAIAVPAAALMKNPSNQNIVWVKTAPERFEPRVVTTEPLDGVSVAITSGLVAGERVAVQGAALINQVR from the coding sequence ATGATCGCCCGTCTTCTCGTCACGCTCTGCCTCGCCGCCGCCACGCCCGCCATCGCCATCGCCGGCCCCGGCCATGACCATGGCGATGCCCCGCCGCCGGCAGCCGCCAACAGCCCCGGCCGCCAGCCCGATGGCAGCGTCTTCCTGCCCAAGCCCACCCAGCGCCAGCTGAGCGTGCGCACCCAGGTTACGCAAGCCAGCCAGCTGGCCCGCACCGTCGAGTTGACCGGCCGGGTCGTCATGGACCCGAATGCCGGAGGCAAGGTGCAGCCTACCGTCGGCGGCCGCCTCGAAGCCACGGGCCGGGGACTGCCGTCCATCGGCCAGGCCGTGCGCAAGGGTGAAGTGCTGGCCTATGTGATGCCCTCGGCGACCGCCATCGAGCGCTCCAACCAGAACGCGCAGCTCGGCGAGTTTCGCGCGGCGCGACTGCTGGCCGAAAAACGCCTGGCCCGCCTGCGCGAGCTCGCCGACACGATCCCGCGCAAGGAGATCGAGGCGGTGGAGGCCGAGGTGCAGAGCCTGCGGGCGCGCTCCGACGCCATCGGCACCGGCCTGACGCAGCGCGAAGCGCTGGTCGCGCCGGTGTCGGGCGTGGTGGCGTCGAGCTTCGCGGTCGCCGGTCAGGTGCTCGACGCGCGCGAGCTGGTCTACGAGATCGTGGACCCGGCGCGCCTGTCGGTGGAGGCGCTGGCTTTTGACGCGGCGGTCGGCGCCGATATCGAATCGGCATCGCTGGCGGTCGGCCCGCAACGCGTGCCGCTGCAGTTCGTGGGCGCGGCGCGCACCCTGCGCGAGCAGGCGCTGCCGCTGTTCTTTCGGGTGCAGGGCGAAGGCGCGCGGCAGCTCGCGGTCGGCCAGCCGGTGCAGGTCTTCGTGCGGTCGCGCGCCCGGCTCGACGCCATCGCCGTGCCCGCCGCCGCGCTGATGAAGAACCCGTCGAACCAGAACATCGTCTGGGTGAAGACGGCGCCCGAGCGCTTCGAGCCTCGCGTGGTCACCACCGAGCCGCTCGACGGTGTGTCGGTAGCGATCACCTCGGGCCTGGTGGCCGGCGAGCGTGTCGCCGTGCAGGGCGCGGCCCTGATCAATCAGGTCCGCTGA
- a CDS encoding HU family DNA-binding protein, which translates to MNKTELIEHIAKNADISKAAATRALESTIGAVKTTLKKGGTVSLVGFGTFAVGKRAARSGRNPRTGAAIKIKAAKVPKFRPGKALKDALN; encoded by the coding sequence GTGAACAAGACCGAACTGATCGAGCACATCGCCAAGAACGCCGACATTTCCAAGGCAGCCGCTACCCGCGCGCTGGAATCCACCATCGGCGCCGTCAAGACCACATTGAAGAAAGGCGGCACGGTCTCGCTCGTCGGTTTCGGAACCTTCGCCGTTGGCAAGCGTGCAGCCCGCAGCGGCCGTAATCCGCGCACTGGTGCCGCGATCAAGATCAAGGCTGCTAAAGTACCGAAGTTCCGTCCGGGCAAGGCCCTGAAGGATGCCCTGAATTGA
- the efp gene encoding elongation factor P — protein MKIAQEIRAGNVIMHGKDPMVVLKTEYSRGGRNSATVRMKLKSLIANFNTEVVFKADDKMDQIVLDKKECTYSYFADPMYVCMDTEFNQYEVEAENMGDALNYLEDGMTVEVVFYDGKAISVELPTSIEREITWTEPAVKGDTSGKVLKPAKISTGFEIPVPLFVAQGDRIEIDTRTGEYRKRV, from the coding sequence ATGAAAATCGCTCAAGAAATCCGCGCCGGCAACGTGATCATGCATGGCAAGGATCCGATGGTCGTGCTCAAGACCGAATACAGCCGCGGTGGTCGCAATTCCGCCACCGTGCGCATGAAGCTCAAGAGCCTCATCGCCAACTTCAACACCGAAGTGGTGTTCAAGGCCGACGACAAGATGGACCAGATCGTGCTCGACAAGAAGGAGTGCACCTACTCCTACTTCGCCGACCCGATGTATGTCTGCATGGACACCGAGTTCAACCAATACGAAGTCGAAGCCGAGAACATGGGCGACGCGTTGAACTACCTCGAAGACGGCATGACCGTCGAAGTGGTGTTCTACGACGGCAAGGCCATCTCGGTCGAACTGCCGACCAGCATCGAGCGCGAAATCACCTGGACCGAACCCGCTGTCAAGGGCGACACGTCCGGCAAGGTGCTCAAGCCCGCCAAGATCTCCACCGGCTTCGAGATCCCGGTTCCGCTGTTCGTCGCGCAAGGCGACCGCATCGAAATCGACACCCGCACCGGCGAGTACCGCAAGCGCGTCTAA
- the pgsA gene encoding CDP-diacylglycerol--glycerol-3-phosphate 3-phosphatidyltransferase — translation MFWTLPTILTWTRIVAIPLIAGVFYLPLSPAACNLIATIMFIVFALTDWLDGWLARKLGQTSSFGAFLDPVADKFLVCASLLVLVHLGRADVFVALIIIGREIAISALREWMAQIGASRSVAVHMLGKVKTTVQMVAIPFLLYQGVVFGVVDTGAWGRVLIWAAAVLTVWSMVYYLQKALPEIRARVK, via the coding sequence ATGTTCTGGACCTTGCCGACCATCCTCACCTGGACGCGGATCGTCGCGATCCCGCTGATCGCGGGCGTGTTCTATCTGCCGTTGAGCCCGGCAGCCTGCAACCTCATCGCGACCATCATGTTCATCGTCTTCGCGCTGACCGACTGGCTCGATGGCTGGCTGGCGCGCAAGCTCGGCCAGACCTCGTCGTTCGGCGCATTTCTCGATCCGGTGGCCGACAAGTTCCTGGTCTGCGCCTCGCTGCTGGTGCTGGTGCATCTGGGGCGGGCCGACGTTTTCGTGGCGCTCATCATCATCGGCCGCGAGATCGCCATCTCGGCCCTGCGCGAATGGATGGCGCAGATCGGCGCGTCGCGCAGCGTGGCGGTGCACATGCTGGGCAAGGTCAAGACCACCGTACAAATGGTGGCGATTCCCTTCCTGCTTTATCAAGGCGTCGTGTTCGGCGTCGTCGACACCGGCGCGTGGGGCCGGGTACTGATCTGGGCGGCTGCCGTTCTGACCGTTTGGTCGATGGTTTACTACCTTCAGAAAGCGCTTCCCGAGATACGTGCCCGCGTGAAATGA
- a CDS encoding fumarylacetoacetate hydrolase family protein — translation MSSNVNAKIAAALVEARRSGHQADDSLWADIALPADDIYNIQERVSAAMGWDTPATEPSFWKGGGAGPGSVASFARLPAPWVRPAPGPFRADDFHRRGIEIEVAFRLARDVEAADLALRTAHDPAAFLDAVAVSIELVDFRWAGAESAASGLRQADVQCNGALVIGDWVPMREIDWSQQVARLEIDGQPAGQWTGSHAAGDPLWFAPQWLSHAVARRGRLAEGSVLTTGSWCGMVWVEGRSEVRAVFDGIGEARLTLV, via the coding sequence TTGTCATCCAACGTCAACGCCAAAATCGCCGCCGCTCTCGTCGAGGCGCGCCGTTCCGGCCACCAGGCCGACGACAGTCTCTGGGCCGATATCGCGCTTCCCGCCGACGACATCTACAACATCCAGGAACGCGTTTCCGCCGCCATGGGTTGGGATACGCCGGCCACCGAACCGAGTTTCTGGAAAGGCGGCGGCGCCGGCCCAGGCTCGGTCGCCAGTTTCGCCCGCCTGCCCGCGCCCTGGGTGCGGCCGGCGCCGGGCCCGTTCCGTGCGGACGATTTCCATCGCCGTGGCATCGAGATCGAGGTCGCCTTCCGCCTGGCCCGTGACGTGGAAGCGGCCGACTTGGCCCTGCGGACCGCGCACGATCCGGCGGCTTTCCTGGACGCCGTGGCGGTGTCGATCGAACTGGTCGATTTCCGCTGGGCCGGTGCCGAGTCGGCAGCCTCGGGGCTGCGCCAGGCCGACGTGCAGTGCAACGGCGCGCTGGTGATCGGCGATTGGGTGCCGATGCGCGAGATCGACTGGTCGCAACAGGTCGCCCGGCTGGAGATCGACGGCCAGCCTGCCGGCCAGTGGACCGGCAGCCACGCGGCGGGCGACCCGCTCTGGTTCGCGCCGCAGTGGCTGTCGCATGCGGTGGCGCGCCGCGGCCGCCTGGCCGAAGGCAGCGTGCTGACCACCGGCTCCTGGTGCGGCATGGTCTGGGTCGAAGGGCGATCGGAAGTGCGCGCGGTGTTCGACGGTATCGGCGAGGCCCGGCTGACGCTGGTCTGA
- a CDS encoding efflux RND transporter permease subunit, protein MFKWLLQSSLANRLLVLVAAVTLMGYGAWTLSRTPVDVFPDLNRPTVTLMTEAGGMASEEVELLITFPLETTMNGLPGVQGVRSVSSAGLSFIYVTFDWDTDIFRARQMVSERLSSMEGTIPAGIVPRMGPISSIMGEILQIAIPMDTQRISPMAVREYADWVLRPRLMAVPGVAQVIPIGGEVRQFQVQPNTARMAELGISQEQLEAALRGYSSNTSGGFLELNGREYLIRNLGRTSALDDLKNLALTARSGQPILLRQIAEVLFAPAVKRGDAGFEGKPAVILGIQKQPTADTIALTRSLESALTGMRSGLPAGMEAPRVTFRQASFIEASIDNLKWKLIGASVFVAAILFFFLGTLRPTVIALTAIPVSIFMTALVFRYFGLSINTMTLGGLAIAIGGLVDDAVVDVENILRRLKEDRAREPAERSGLIALVTSASLEVRSAILYATVIIVLVFVPLFALPGMEGRLFIPLGVAFIVSTLASLLVSVTVTPVLAYYLLPTMKSLDHGDTRLLAWLKRHYAAGLHRVLARPGPAIAAGALVALAAIASVPFFPTTFLPPFNEGTLLIGMRLNPGVTLTESAELARKAEVLIRQVPEVTHVGRRSGRAELDEHAEGVHVSELDVGLQPSSELTRSMGEITGDIRARLASLPAAISVGQPISHRIDHMLSGVRAQIAIKLFGEDLDTLRGQAESLRARLAAIPGLADLEVEKQVLAPQIKIRLDYDAAARYGVPTAQVLATLQSLIEGERVTQIVEGARRFALVVKLPEDARSIESLQRLLIETPSGRIPLSKIATVEESDGPNQISRDDGRRRIVLSANAQGRALSEVVEDIRRVVDESRLPEGYFITLGGQFQAQEEASRLVGLLSLVSLSLMFLVLYSRYRSVGLSLLIMANIPLALVGAVAGLWLAGQPLSIAALVGFITLGGISVRNGILKVSHYINLMRFEGERFDRQMVVRGSLERLAPVLMTALVTAFALAPLLFEAEQPGTEVLHPVAVVIFFGLVSSTLLDTFLTPALFWRFGRRPAQRLAESADAEAL, encoded by the coding sequence ATGTTCAAGTGGCTCCTGCAATCCAGCCTGGCCAACCGGCTGCTGGTACTGGTCGCGGCCGTGACCCTGATGGGTTATGGCGCGTGGACGCTGTCGCGCACGCCGGTCGATGTCTTTCCCGACCTCAACCGCCCCACCGTGACGCTGATGACCGAGGCCGGCGGCATGGCCTCCGAAGAGGTCGAACTGCTCATCACCTTTCCGCTCGAGACCACCATGAACGGCCTGCCCGGCGTGCAGGGCGTGCGGTCGGTGTCCTCGGCGGGCCTGTCCTTCATCTACGTCACCTTCGACTGGGACACCGACATCTTCCGCGCGCGGCAGATGGTGTCGGAGCGGCTGTCGTCGATGGAAGGCACCATTCCTGCCGGCATCGTGCCGCGCATGGGACCGATCAGCTCGATCATGGGCGAGATCCTGCAGATCGCGATTCCGATGGACACGCAGAGGATCTCGCCGATGGCGGTGCGCGAGTACGCCGACTGGGTGCTGCGTCCACGCCTGATGGCGGTGCCGGGCGTGGCGCAGGTGATTCCGATCGGCGGTGAGGTGCGGCAGTTCCAGGTGCAGCCCAACACCGCGCGCATGGCCGAGCTCGGCATTTCGCAGGAGCAGCTCGAAGCCGCGCTGCGCGGCTATTCGTCCAACACCTCGGGCGGATTCCTGGAGCTCAACGGGCGCGAATACCTGATTCGCAACCTCGGCCGCACCTCCGCGCTCGACGACCTGAAAAACCTCGCGCTCACCGCGCGCAGTGGCCAACCGATCCTGCTGCGGCAGATCGCCGAGGTGCTGTTCGCGCCTGCGGTCAAGCGCGGCGACGCCGGCTTCGAGGGCAAACCGGCGGTCATCCTGGGCATCCAGAAACAGCCGACGGCCGACACCATCGCCCTGACCCGCTCGCTCGAAAGCGCGCTGACCGGCATGCGCTCGGGTTTGCCGGCCGGCATGGAGGCGCCACGGGTCACCTTTCGTCAGGCGAGCTTCATCGAGGCATCCATCGACAACCTGAAGTGGAAGCTGATCGGCGCCTCGGTCTTCGTCGCCGCCATCCTGTTCTTCTTTCTCGGCACGCTGCGGCCCACGGTCATCGCGCTCACCGCGATTCCGGTGTCCATCTTCATGACGGCGCTGGTCTTCAGGTACTTCGGGCTGAGCATCAACACCATGACGCTGGGCGGCCTGGCGATCGCCATCGGCGGGCTGGTCGACGACGCGGTGGTGGACGTGGAGAACATCCTGCGCCGCCTGAAGGAAGACCGGGCGCGCGAGCCCGCGGAGCGCAGCGGCCTCATCGCCCTGGTGACGAGCGCGTCGCTCGAAGTGCGCTCGGCCATCCTCTACGCCACGGTTATCATCGTGCTGGTGTTCGTGCCGCTGTTCGCGCTGCCCGGCATGGAAGGCCGGCTCTTCATACCGCTGGGCGTGGCCTTCATCGTGTCCACCCTCGCCAGCCTGCTCGTGTCGGTGACGGTGACGCCGGTGCTCGCCTATTACCTGCTGCCCACGATGAAGTCGCTGGACCACGGCGACACCCGGCTGCTGGCCTGGCTCAAGCGGCACTACGCCGCCGGGCTGCACCGGGTGCTGGCGCGGCCGGGTCCGGCGATCGCTGCCGGGGCCCTCGTGGCGCTGGCGGCCATCGCCTCGGTTCCGTTCTTTCCCACCACTTTCCTGCCGCCCTTCAACGAAGGCACGCTGCTGATCGGCATGCGCCTGAACCCGGGCGTGACGCTGACCGAATCGGCCGAACTGGCGCGCAAGGCCGAGGTGCTGATCCGACAGGTGCCGGAGGTGACGCACGTGGGGCGCCGCAGCGGGCGGGCCGAGCTCGACGAGCATGCCGAGGGCGTGCATGTGAGCGAGCTCGACGTGGGCCTGCAACCCTCGTCCGAACTCACACGATCGATGGGCGAGATCACCGGCGACATCCGCGCCCGGCTGGCCAGCCTGCCGGCCGCCATCTCGGTCGGGCAGCCGATCTCCCACCGCATCGACCACATGCTCTCGGGCGTGCGCGCGCAAATCGCGATCAAGCTCTTCGGCGAAGACCTCGACACCCTGCGCGGCCAGGCGGAATCGCTGCGCGCGCGGCTCGCGGCGATTCCGGGGCTCGCCGACCTGGAGGTGGAAAAGCAGGTGCTGGCGCCGCAGATCAAGATCCGTCTCGACTACGACGCCGCCGCCCGCTACGGCGTGCCCACCGCGCAGGTGCTGGCCACGCTGCAGAGCCTGATCGAGGGCGAGCGGGTGACGCAAATCGTCGAGGGCGCGCGGCGTTTCGCGCTGGTCGTGAAGCTGCCCGAGGACGCCCGCTCCATCGAGAGCCTGCAGCGTCTGCTGATCGAGACGCCTTCCGGACGCATACCGCTGTCGAAGATCGCCACGGTGGAGGAAAGCGACGGCCCCAACCAGATCAGCCGCGACGACGGCCGGCGGCGCATCGTGCTTTCGGCCAATGCGCAGGGGCGCGCCTTGTCGGAGGTGGTGGAAGACATCCGCCGCGTGGTCGACGAGAGCCGGCTGCCCGAGGGCTACTTCATCACCCTGGGCGGCCAGTTCCAGGCGCAGGAAGAAGCCTCGCGGCTGGTCGGCCTGCTGTCGCTGGTGTCGCTGTCGCTGATGTTCCTGGTGCTCTACAGCCGCTACCGGTCGGTGGGGCTGTCGCTGCTGATCATGGCCAACATTCCGCTGGCGCTCGTCGGCGCGGTGGCGGGCCTGTGGCTGGCCGGGCAGCCGCTGTCCATCGCCGCGCTGGTGGGCTTCATCACGCTGGGCGGCATCTCGGTGCGCAACGGCATCCTCAAGGTCAGCCACTACATCAACCTGATGCGCTTCGAGGGCGAGCGCTTCGACCGGCAAATGGTGGTGCGCGGGTCGCTGGAGCGCCTGGCGCCGGTGCTGATGACTGCGCTGGTCACCGCCTTCGCGCTGGCGCCGCTGCTGTTCGAGGCCGAGCAGCCGGGCACCGAGGTGCTGCATCCGGTGGCGGTGGTGATCTTCTTCGGACTGGTCAGCTCGACGCTGCTGGACACCTTTCTGACGCCCGCCCTGTTCTGGCGATTCGGCCGCCGACCGGCCCAGCGGCTGGCCGAATCAGCCGACGCCGAAGCCCTCTGA